One genomic segment of Drosophila melanogaster chromosome 3R includes these proteins:
- the VhaM9.7-d gene encoding vacuolar H[+] ATPase M9.7 subunit d produces MDKHVAFMVITVFWLLFAIIGFLVSYRYEERGLIRCCVILTAVCCYLAWMVTFVMQLNPLTGPRAKQKIILGMITYWPRSIIHDEKDP; encoded by the coding sequence ATGGATAAGCACGTGGCATTCATGGTCATCACCGTTTTCTGGCTACTATTCGCCATCATTGGGTTCCTGGTGTCCTACCGATACGAGGAGCGTGGTCTAATCCGGTGCTGTGTGATCCTAACGGCTGTATGCTGCTACTTGGCCTGGATGGTCACCTTCGTGATGCAGTTGAATCCACTGACCGGACCGCGAGCCAAACAGAAGATTATCCTCGGCATGATAACCTACTGGCCCAGGTCCATTATCCACGATGAAAAGGACCCATAG
- the Actn3 gene encoding alpha actinin 3 — protein MKICLGKVILFTRSLRETFAESQESGNQEQSSKALVLLRCTRYIKRLSMVLTLLETEEGLNKVNKTLFQLDVDTILFELECIVKEALKSLSVSRFPYQESSCTTTETLVKESPICELNKLRLMLKNEKKKQELEIMGHNLIIMKEKTLVLQARKNQRAAENRLAEKQDRIKALEECLANCKFQLKNVNEQYQKLKKASNQLIRESNQIRPQKSWSVLVGRRKGRISTRTSFVWKSLKLDQSERETLMGLKKRLSEEKEIKLRAKTEMSKIRKAMDELCLGKGELQFGLQNKSETDASKDTLVVIDKALSALSQYNTLKFPDCNFQLSRLMKSLYGSLTTIRDRWIRKISSAVEPTPSCLKSNTPSLPEPPLTVSFSTDLFWDKIYKPCTQSNPVMPNTSLIPVLPKKQPKSLQLTCEPSVQYKVASRSSTTAPVPKYLGKTFGDRRLSLLRWCQERVKPYGIPMYEFSASWISGRALCAIIHSYLPDLIDKTYLAKKKPEEVLAYGIKVAKSIGVSDSVDLIRELRQGRPNLEKIVDFVEELQGYLDMYDTNI, from the exons ATGAAGATTTGTTTAGGGAAGGTAATTCTTTTCACAAGGTCCTTGAGGGAGACATTTGCGGAAAGTCAAGAGTCCGGGAATCAAGAACAATCCTCGAAGGCTTTAGTTCTGTTACGAT GTACTCGGTACATTAAGCGCTTGTCTATGGTCCTGACACTACTTGAGACTGAAGAAGGCTTAAATAAAGTGAATAAAACGCTCTTCCAACTGGACGTTGATACAATTCTTTTTGAACTGGAGTGTATTGTCAAGGAGGCCTTGAAATCTCTTTCAGTGTCGCGATTCCCGTACCAAGAGTCATCTTGTACCACTACAGAAACTTTAGTAAAAGAAAGTCCCATTTGTGAGTTGAATAAATTGCGGCTAATGTTGAAAAATGAGAAGAAAAAGCAGGAGCTAGAAATAATGGGCCACAATTTAATCATAATGAAGGAGAAAACTTTGGTTCTTCAGGCCCGTAAAAATCAAAGGGCAGCGGAAAATAGACTAGCTGAGAAGCAGGATCGCATCAAGGCACTCGAAGAATGTCTAGCCAACTGCAAGTTTCAGTTGAAGAACGTCAACGAACAGTATCAGAAATTGAAGAAAGCCAGCAATCAATTAATAAGGGAAAGTAATCAGATTAGGCCACAGAAAAGTTGGAGTGTGCTAGTAGGGCGGAGAAAAGGCAGAATATCGACTAGGACCAGTTTTGTATGGAAGTCGCTTAAGCTAGATCAATCGGAACGGGAAACTCTTATGGGTCTAAAGAAGCGCCTTAGTGAGGAAAAAGAAATTAAGTTGAGAGCCAAGACTGAAATGAGTAAAATCAGAAAGGCCATGGACGAGCTGTGTCTTGGTAAAGGAGAACTTCAATTTGGATTACAAAATAAGAGTGAAACAGATGCCAGTAAGGATACCTTGGTTGTCATTGATAAAGCCTTGAGTGCTCTTTCCCAATACAACACGCTTAAATTTCCGGATTGCAACTTCCAATTGAGCCGCCTTATGAAATCTCTTTATGGCAGCTTAACTACGATCCGAGATAGATGGATCCGAAAAATTAGCAGTGCAGTTGAACCAACACCAAGCTGTTTAAAAAGTAATACTCCCTCATTACCAGAGCCCCCACTGACGGTTTCTTTCTCAACCGACCTATTTTGGGACAAGATATACAAGCCCTGCACCCAATCAAATCCTGTTATGCCCAATACGAGTTTGATCCCGGTTCTGCCGAAGAAACAGCCAAAATCGTTACAGCTAACCTGTGAGCCTTCAGTTCAATACAAAGTGGCGTCCCGCTCTTCCACTACAGCACCGGTGCCGAAGTACCTGGGAAAAACATTCGGAGATCGACGTTTAAGCCTGCTCCGCTGGTGCCAAGAGAGGGTTAAACCGTACGGAATTCCAATGTACGAGTTTAGTGCCTCATGGATTAGTGGGCGTGCTTTGTGCGCCATCATCCACTCCTATCTTCCCGACCTCATTGACAAAACATACCTCGCCAAAAAGAAGCCCGAAGAAGTCTTAGCATATGGCATTAAAGTGGCCAAATCAATTGGTGTTTCTGATTCCGTCGATCTAATTAGGGAGCTTCGGCAGGGGCGTCCCAACCTAGAGAAGATCGTCGATTTCGTGGAGGAGCTGCAAGGCTATCTTGATATGTATGATACAAATATATGa